In one Polaribacter sp. ALD11 genomic region, the following are encoded:
- a CDS encoding SHOCT domain-containing protein encodes MMNYDNYQFVGMHFFWWIMWIIVLFWIFATPYKIPGERAKKDTPLDILKKRFASGEINKEEFQEKKKIIEN; translated from the coding sequence ATGATGAATTATGACAATTACCAATTTGTAGGAATGCATTTTTTCTGGTGGATTATGTGGATAATCGTTCTATTTTGGATTTTCGCTACACCCTACAAAATCCCAGGAGAAAGAGCAAAAAAAGACACACCACTCGATATCTTAAAGAAGCGTTTTGCTTCAGGAGAAATAAATAAGGAAGAGTTTCAAGAGAAGAAAAAAATTATTGAGAACTAA
- a CDS encoding peroxiredoxin, protein MEATQETEQITSLPRIGDAAPQFKAVTTQGAINFPEDYIGKWVILFSHPADFTPVCTSEFITFAHLESKFNKANCQLVGLSIDGLYSHIAWLRTIKDKIEFNGMKNVEVKFPLIEDITMEVAKKYGMIQPGESKTQAVRAVFFIDPNSIVRALIYYPLSLGRNFDEIYRALIAMQTADAFNVATPADWNPGDDVIVSPAGTCGVAEERMTSKDELECKDWFFCTKKLGKEEVLKAILKK, encoded by the coding sequence ATGGAAGCAACACAAGAAACAGAACAGATTACTTCACTGCCTAGAATAGGAGACGCAGCACCTCAATTTAAAGCCGTTACAACACAAGGAGCAATTAATTTTCCAGAAGATTATATCGGAAAATGGGTAATCTTGTTTAGTCACCCAGCAGATTTTACACCTGTTTGTACTTCAGAATTTATAACGTTTGCACATTTAGAAAGTAAATTTAATAAAGCGAATTGTCAATTAGTTGGTTTGTCTATTGATGGTTTATACAGTCATATTGCTTGGTTACGAACTATTAAAGATAAAATTGAATTTAATGGAATGAAGAATGTAGAAGTCAAGTTTCCTTTAATTGAAGATATTACGATGGAAGTGGCTAAAAAGTATGGAATGATTCAACCTGGTGAAAGTAAAACGCAAGCGGTAAGAGCAGTGTTTTTTATTGATCCAAATAGTATTGTTAGAGCCCTTATTTATTATCCGCTAAGCTTAGGAAGAAATTTTGATGAGATTTATAGAGCATTGATTGCAATGCAAACAGCTGATGCTTTTAATGTAGCAACTCCAGCAGATTGGAATCCTGGCGATGATGTAATTGTTTCGCCTGCGGGAACCTGTGGTGTTGCCGAAGAAAGAATGACTTCTAAGGATGAGTTGGAATGTAAGGACTGGTTTTTCTGTACTAAAAAATTAGGAAAAGAAGAAGTGTTAAAAGCTATTTTGAAGAAATAA
- a CDS encoding PAS domain-containing sensor histidine kinase → MSNQLQDTDLFQSIFHSSVEGILVVDAEGVIIKANPASEQLFGYKIGELIEKKVESLIPEKFKKNHKSHREGYIIKPKARRMGQDLELWGLKKDGSQFQLEISLSPATVKEEHVVIAFIIDVTELKKTEKNLTISQAQLKSYSEELEEKVTSRTNELTTTVQKLVASNLNLEDQMQETKEAEKNAAASKSLSSAIAKSFPNGFIIVFNASLEMLLIEGEAIIQLGLNKMYFENANVNDISIFSEKQKNKLKKDILKTIAGEHLRFEIVYKNKYFSVNTIPLLDDDTIISSALFVYSNITEQKKIERDAKNALKKEQELNELKSRFVSMASHEFRTPLSAIQTSAILIGKQNEAGKEQKREKYVTQIKNNVKHLVVILNDFLSLSKLEEGKVIVNKELFDFVALSKTFIEEVSMTKKIGKNLIFSSPDHPVFLNLDPKLVRHILMNLVSNAIKYSPKNTYIIIKIEENNHSVFLEVKDEGIGIPAEEQDKLFDRFFRAKNAYNIEGTGLGLNIVKQYVELMNGTIDFKSKINTGTTFLLKLPKTIK, encoded by the coding sequence GTGAGTAACCAATTACAAGATACAGACCTATTTCAAAGTATATTTCATTCATCTGTGGAAGGTATTTTAGTAGTAGATGCAGAAGGTGTCATTATTAAAGCCAATCCAGCTAGCGAACAACTCTTTGGCTATAAGATTGGAGAACTAATAGAAAAAAAAGTAGAAAGTCTTATTCCTGAAAAATTCAAAAAAAACCATAAAAGCCATAGAGAAGGTTATATAATAAAGCCAAAGGCAAGACGTATGGGACAAGATTTAGAGCTGTGGGGATTAAAAAAAGATGGCTCTCAATTTCAATTAGAAATAAGTTTAAGCCCTGCTACAGTAAAGGAGGAACATGTTGTAATAGCCTTTATAATTGATGTTACAGAACTTAAAAAAACAGAAAAAAACCTAACAATTAGCCAAGCTCAACTAAAATCTTATTCTGAAGAGTTAGAGGAAAAAGTTACCAGCAGAACAAATGAACTGACCACTACGGTTCAAAAATTGGTGGCATCTAATTTAAATCTCGAAGATCAGATGCAAGAAACCAAGGAAGCAGAGAAAAATGCTGCTGCTAGCAAATCCTTATCCTCTGCAATTGCTAAGAGCTTTCCTAATGGTTTTATTATTGTTTTTAACGCTAGTTTAGAAATGCTACTTATAGAAGGAGAAGCTATTATACAATTAGGGTTAAATAAAATGTATTTTGAAAATGCCAATGTTAATGACATTTCCATCTTTTCCGAAAAACAAAAAAACAAACTAAAAAAGGATATCTTAAAAACGATTGCCGGAGAGCACCTTCGTTTCGAAATAGTATATAAAAATAAATATTTCTCTGTAAACACCATTCCCTTACTCGATGATGATACTATTATTTCTAGCGCCTTATTTGTATATAGTAATATTACTGAACAAAAAAAAATCGAAAGAGATGCTAAGAATGCATTAAAAAAAGAACAGGAATTGAACGAATTAAAATCTCGTTTTGTTTCTATGGCATCTCACGAATTTAGAACTCCTTTGAGTGCTATACAGACTTCTGCAATTCTTATTGGTAAACAAAATGAAGCTGGTAAGGAACAAAAACGCGAGAAATATGTAACTCAGATAAAGAACAATGTAAAACACTTGGTTGTTATTTTAAACGATTTCTTGTCTCTAAGTAAGTTAGAAGAAGGAAAAGTTATAGTTAATAAGGAATTGTTTGATTTTGTTGCCCTTTCTAAAACATTTATTGAAGAAGTATCTATGACAAAAAAGATAGGAAAGAACCTTATTTTTTCATCACCCGACCACCCTGTTTTTCTTAATCTTGACCCAAAATTAGTTCGCCATATCTTAATGAATTTGGTCTCCAATGCCATTAAATATTCTCCAAAAAACACATATATTATTATTAAAATTGAAGAAAATAACCACTCTGTTTTTCTTGAAGTTAAAGATGAAGGTATTGGAATTCCGGCAGAAGAACAAGACAAATTATTCGACCGATTCTTTAGAGCAAAAAATGCGTATAATATTGAAGGAACAGGTTTAGGGCTAAATATTGTAAAACAATATGTAGAACTTATGAATGGTACCATCGATTTTAAGAGTAAAATAAATACAGGTACTACTTTCTTATTGAAGTTGCCCAAAACTATTAAATAG
- a CDS encoding response regulator: protein MTKILLIEDNQDVRENTAEILELANYEVCTAENGKKGVSMAKLTKPDIIICDIMMPELNGYDVLLHLNKDKTTASTPFIFLTAKTERIDVRKGMNLGADDYLTKPFEERDLLEAVASRLKKHNFLKKEFSRNIEGINQFFDEVAAHEGMESLSQNRSTVSFNKKAVIFMEGNAANTLYFIQKGAIKTSKTTESGKSLVTGLFGPGQFVGQLSLLTNKGIYRDTATVIEQAEVFEIPKADFTTLLFGDKLISNKFITMISNDLIELQEQLVNMAFSTVKQRLAKVLLNLSKNEILNNSKNKGINISREDLASLIGTATETAIRMLTDFKEEKLITIGSQREIMIEDISNLEDIALFG from the coding sequence ATGACAAAAATACTTCTAATCGAAGACAATCAAGATGTTCGAGAAAATACGGCAGAAATCTTAGAGTTAGCAAACTATGAGGTTTGCACAGCAGAAAACGGAAAGAAAGGTGTTTCCATGGCGAAACTTACCAAACCCGATATTATTATCTGTGATATTATGATGCCTGAACTTAATGGATATGATGTATTACTGCATCTAAATAAAGATAAAACCACTGCCAGTACTCCTTTTATTTTCTTAACAGCAAAAACAGAAAGAATAGACGTTAGAAAAGGAATGAACCTAGGAGCCGATGATTATCTAACAAAACCTTTTGAAGAAAGAGATTTGTTAGAAGCAGTTGCATCCAGACTTAAAAAACATAACTTTCTTAAAAAAGAGTTCTCTAGAAATATTGAAGGTATCAATCAGTTTTTTGATGAAGTCGCTGCACATGAAGGTATGGAAAGTCTTTCTCAGAATCGTAGCACTGTTAGCTTTAATAAAAAAGCCGTCATCTTTATGGAGGGGAATGCTGCTAACACGCTTTACTTTATACAAAAAGGAGCTATAAAAACATCTAAAACTACTGAGTCTGGTAAATCTTTGGTAACAGGCCTGTTTGGACCAGGACAATTTGTAGGTCAACTTTCTTTACTAACAAATAAAGGTATTTATAGAGATACTGCAACAGTAATAGAACAAGCAGAAGTTTTTGAAATACCCAAAGCCGATTTTACAACGTTGTTATTTGGTGACAAGCTAATTTCAAATAAATTTATCACCATGATTTCTAACGACTTAATTGAGCTTCAAGAACAACTAGTAAATATGGCTTTTTCGACAGTTAAACAACGGTTAGCAAAAGTACTGTTGAATTTATCTAAAAATGAAATACTAAATAATTCTAAAAATAAAGGAATTAATATATCTAGAGAAGATTTAGCAAGTCTAATTGGTACAGCTACTGAAACTGCTATTAGAATGCTAACAGATTTTAAAGAGGAAAAATTAATAACCATAGGTTCTCAAAGAGAAATTATGATAGAAGATATAAGTAACTTAGAAGATATTGCGCTGTTTGGATAA
- a CDS encoding RNA polymerase sigma factor, translating to METQTIHYKIRKELRVSIKQKLPNLIKYKQEDNEAAFYDLLLEILPDLRQYVNKRVLAAIQKGHFPRNKYDPNDFIDELFIETYDHIENFSNADEFYMWLYKKANELLEDVIIEEEFDELFFKNIDDYSKPEWDAMQENYSTDGGGDILMIDELDDISYYHNDYTLNHVFVENKEKALIEKIDKDLNTKEIQNHIAMVLHNLPLAMRTVFELHTNQHLDLKEIAHIRNTSLKEVEQLLKDAKKALQVSFFNRYSVN from the coding sequence ATGGAAACCCAAACTATTCATTATAAAATTCGAAAAGAACTTCGCGTCTCTATAAAGCAAAAATTACCAAACCTTATTAAGTATAAGCAAGAAGATAATGAAGCCGCCTTCTATGATTTGCTCTTAGAGATTTTGCCAGATTTAAGACAATACGTAAATAAAAGAGTTTTGGCGGCGATACAGAAAGGTCATTTTCCAAGAAACAAATATGATCCTAATGATTTTATTGATGAGTTGTTTATTGAAACCTATGATCATATTGAAAACTTTTCTAATGCAGACGAATTTTATATGTGGCTCTACAAAAAGGCCAACGAACTATTAGAGGATGTAATTATCGAAGAAGAATTTGACGAACTTTTTTTCAAGAATATTGATGATTATTCCAAACCTGAATGGGATGCAATGCAGGAAAATTATAGTACAGATGGTGGTGGAGATATACTGATGATTGATGAACTGGATGATATTTCTTACTACCATAATGATTATACCTTAAACCACGTATTTGTAGAAAATAAGGAGAAAGCCTTAATTGAGAAAATAGACAAAGATTTAAATACCAAAGAAATTCAAAATCACATCGCAATGGTGTTGCACAATTTACCACTGGCAATGCGTACTGTTTTTGAACTACACACCAATCAACATTTAGATCTCAAAGAAATTGCACACATAAGAAACACTTCGCTTAAAGAAGTTGAGCAGCTTTTAAAAGATGCAAAAAAAGCGCTGCAAGTCAGTTTTTTCAACAGATATTCTGTCAATTAA
- a CDS encoding DnaJ domain-containing protein, whose product MDYKGYYKILEVSKNATVKNIKKAYRKLAAKHHPDKNPDNKDAEENSKKLMRQMVF is encoded by the coding sequence ATGGATTATAAGGGCTATTATAAAATATTAGAAGTTAGCAAAAATGCCACTGTAAAAAACATCAAAAAAGCATACAGAAAATTAGCAGCCAAACACCATCCTGATAAAAACCCCGACAACAAAGATGCCGAAGAAAATTCAAAGAAATTAATGAGGCAAATGGTGTTTTAA
- a CDS encoding DnaJ C-terminal domain-containing protein has protein sequence MQKYDALGTNWEAYQHTGDDWPDYANRSKQNERPSQGNPSAFYGQQLKIKGKGQPSVKGGNRGNLFIILKVQQDSRFQRNGDHLRYVATVDLYTAILGGKIEVPTLTGTVKVTVPKESETGKTLRLKGKGMPIYSKPLQFGDLLVKLNVELPKQLTKEEEIFKKSQNLRETQTVNPN, from the coding sequence GTGCAAAAGTATGATGCTTTAGGCACCAATTGGGAAGCATACCAACATACTGGTGATGATTGGCCTGATTACGCTAATCGAAGTAAACAAAACGAACGTCCTTCTCAAGGCAATCCTTCAGCTTTTTATGGACAACAATTAAAAATAAAAGGCAAAGGACAACCTAGTGTAAAAGGCGGCAATAGAGGTAATTTATTTATTATTTTAAAAGTACAACAAGATTCTAGATTCCAACGAAATGGAGATCATCTAAGGTATGTAGCAACTGTAGATTTATACACCGCTATTCTTGGTGGTAAAATAGAAGTACCAACGCTTACAGGAACGGTAAAAGTTACGGTACCTAAAGAAAGTGAAACAGGAAAAACACTTAGGTTAAAAGGGAAAGGAATGCCAATATATAGCAAACCGTTACAATTTGGAGATTTATTGGTAAAACTGAATGTAGAATTGCCAAAACAACTTACAAAAGAAGAAGAAATCTTTAAAAAATCACAAAACTTAAGAGAAACACAAACCGTTAATCCAAATTAA
- a CDS encoding heavy metal-associated domain-containing protein produces the protein MSLINENVIPGNHGKVFSTNAKSIHDLEKIRAKILELKGVKNVLLDLEVFPREFTIHTSKLITINEIEEKVLATGFHAIQKNAFEL, from the coding sequence ATGAGCTTAATAAATGAAAATGTAATACCAGGAAACCATGGAAAAGTATTTAGCACCAATGCAAAGAGTATTCATGATTTAGAGAAAATTAGGGCTAAAATACTAGAGTTAAAAGGTGTTAAAAATGTGTTACTCGATCTTGAAGTGTTTCCTCGAGAATTTACCATTCATACTTCTAAGTTAATTACCATAAACGAAATAGAAGAAAAAGTACTAGCTACAGGTTTCCATGCGATACAGAAAAATGCTTTTGAACTCTAA
- a CDS encoding 3-hydroxyacyl-CoA dehydrogenase: MNYKNITIAGSGVLGYQIAFQTAFHGFNVTVYDINDTVLEKAKSKFKSMCEAFKKDLNATEQELDKTFENLRYTSDLADAVKDADLLIEAVPENPKIKIDFYNKLAKVASEKTVFVTNSSTLLPSQFADATGRPSKFLALHFANTIWIHNTAEIMGHATTDPKVFKDVVAFAKAIGMLALPLNKEQPGYILNSLLVPLLSAATNLLISEVATPEIIDKTWMKATGAPLGPFAILDVVGITTVYNINKTAAENTKDELKIKTVKYLKENFIDKNKLGVSTGEGFYKYPNPTYKNSDFLK, encoded by the coding sequence ATGAACTACAAGAACATAACTATAGCCGGAAGCGGTGTTTTAGGATATCAGATTGCGTTTCAAACTGCATTTCATGGATTTAACGTAACCGTTTATGATATTAATGATACCGTTTTGGAAAAAGCAAAATCAAAATTTAAAAGTATGTGCGAAGCATTTAAAAAGGATTTAAATGCAACAGAGCAAGAATTAGATAAAACATTTGAAAACTTAAGGTATACTTCAGATTTAGCGGACGCTGTTAAAGATGCCGATTTGCTAATTGAAGCCGTACCAGAAAACCCAAAAATAAAAATAGATTTTTACAATAAGCTGGCAAAAGTAGCTTCTGAAAAAACTGTTTTTGTAACCAATTCTTCAACACTTTTACCAAGTCAGTTTGCAGACGCAACAGGTAGACCTTCAAAATTTTTAGCATTGCATTTTGCAAATACGATATGGATTCACAATACTGCAGAAATAATGGGACATGCCACAACTGACCCCAAAGTTTTTAAAGATGTAGTTGCGTTTGCCAAAGCCATTGGTATGTTGGCTTTACCATTAAATAAAGAACAACCAGGTTACATTCTAAACTCTTTATTGGTGCCTTTATTAAGTGCGGCAACGAACTTATTGATAAGTGAAGTTGCAACCCCAGAAATTATAGATAAAACATGGATGAAAGCAACCGGAGCACCTTTAGGTCCTTTTGCGATACTAGATGTTGTAGGTATTACAACCGTCTATAATATTAATAAAACAGCAGCAGAGAATACCAAAGATGAATTAAAAATAAAAACAGTAAAGTACTTAAAAGAAAATTTTATAGATAAAAATAAATTAGGAGTTTCTACTGGAGAAGGGTTTTATAAATATCCAAACCCTACTTATAAAAATTCAGATTTTTTAAAGTAG